A genomic region of Mesobacillus jeotgali contains the following coding sequences:
- a CDS encoding substrate-binding domain-containing protein has protein sequence MKFKQLIPLLLVLMFALVTGCSDSTTKEAKNDPETKKEKTDLILATTTSTQDSGLLDVLKPDFEEKNNYNLKIIAVGTGQALEMGTRREADVLLVHAPAAEEELVKSGDAINRQKVMYNDFIIVGPAADPAKVKGLSVTDSLKKIIESKASFVSRGDDSGTHKKELELWKKSSLDPKSFGETYIEAGQGMGATLQIASEKQGYTLTDRATYLAQKKNMPDTEILVEGDESLLNIYHVMQVNDEKHDKVNAEGAKAFVEYMISEDTKQIIKEFGVDEYGQPLFFLFE, from the coding sequence AACAGGCTGTTCTGATTCAACGACAAAAGAAGCTAAAAATGACCCAGAAACGAAAAAAGAAAAAACTGATTTGATCCTTGCTACCACTACAAGCACACAGGACAGCGGGCTGCTTGATGTCCTGAAACCTGATTTTGAAGAAAAAAACAATTACAACCTTAAAATCATTGCTGTAGGCACAGGGCAAGCGCTTGAAATGGGAACCCGCCGCGAAGCGGATGTCCTTCTTGTTCACGCACCTGCTGCGGAAGAAGAGCTCGTGAAAAGCGGGGATGCCATCAACCGCCAGAAAGTCATGTATAATGACTTCATCATTGTCGGCCCTGCTGCAGATCCGGCAAAAGTAAAAGGTCTATCAGTAACTGATTCTTTGAAAAAAATCATTGAATCCAAAGCTTCATTTGTATCCCGCGGTGATGATTCCGGCACTCATAAAAAGGAACTTGAGCTATGGAAGAAGTCTTCGCTAGATCCGAAAAGCTTTGGTGAAACATACATTGAGGCTGGACAAGGGATGGGCGCAACTCTGCAAATTGCTTCAGAGAAACAGGGCTATACTTTGACAGACAGGGCTACCTACCTCGCACAGAAAAAGAACATGCCTGACACTGAAATTCTGGTGGAAGGCGATGAAAGTCTGCTGAATATTTATCACGTTATGCAAGTGAACGATGAAAAACATGATAAAGTAAATGCAGAAGGTGCAAAAGCATTTGTTGAGTACATGATTTCAGAGGATACAAAGCAGATCATCAAGGAGTTCGGTGTGGACGAATACGGCCAGCCATTATTCTTCCTTTTTGAATAA
- a CDS encoding ABC transporter permease, whose product MELLLEGLKKAIEMILSGDREIFEITLLTLRVSITAVLISTLIGIPAGMFLGLAHFPGRKFILALVNIGMGLPPVVAGLWITLFLWRSGPLGDLAWLYTPTAIIMAQILVSLPIVTALTSTAFQQINPKLILQVKALGATKIQLYWILMKEVKLAILAAIIAGFGRVIAEVGAAMMVGGNISGETRILTTSIVMEVSKGNFDIALALSFILMTLAFIITFTLTYLQQRKRSL is encoded by the coding sequence ATGGAACTATTACTAGAAGGATTGAAAAAAGCGATAGAGATGATCTTATCGGGAGATCGGGAAATATTCGAGATTACTTTGCTTACACTGAGAGTCTCGATTACCGCCGTCTTGATCAGCACATTGATCGGCATTCCTGCTGGGATGTTCCTTGGACTTGCCCACTTTCCAGGCAGGAAGTTCATCCTTGCCCTCGTCAATATCGGCATGGGGCTCCCTCCTGTTGTCGCCGGTCTGTGGATCACTCTTTTCCTGTGGCGATCAGGCCCGCTTGGAGATCTTGCCTGGCTTTACACGCCGACAGCGATCATCATGGCTCAGATATTGGTGTCGCTGCCGATTGTTACAGCGTTGACAAGTACGGCATTCCAGCAGATCAATCCGAAGTTGATTTTGCAGGTGAAAGCACTTGGAGCGACGAAAATCCAGCTTTACTGGATCTTGATGAAAGAGGTAAAGCTAGCGATCCTTGCTGCCATCATCGCCGGGTTCGGACGGGTCATCGCTGAAGTCGGAGCTGCTATGATGGTCGGCGGCAATATCAGCGGAGAGACACGGATCCTGACGACCTCCATAGTCATGGAAGTATCAAAAGGGAACTTCGATATTGCCCTGGCACTTTCATTCATCCTGATGACTCTGGCCTTCATCATTACGTTTACCCTAACTTATTTACAGCAAAGGAAGCGGAGCTTATGA
- a CDS encoding ABC transporter ATP-binding protein: MTPLITVKNLEVRAGRKSLLSIPHFEVQAGEVLGIMGPNGAGKSTFIKALSLLEKPAQGAILFKGQDISHDLTLEMRRKFAVAMQQPLLLDTTVFQNVAIGLKLRNLPRTEVKQKVAYWLNKFQISHLAKKQAVHLSGGEAQRVNLARAMVLEPEVLFLDEPFSALDFPTKVQLLKDIKSIIEQTKTTTVFVSHDLMELKYLAGTLAILMDGELKQTGPTEEVLSSPNASVSTFINDWKSILN; the protein is encoded by the coding sequence ATGACCCCACTGATTACTGTGAAAAACCTGGAAGTAAGAGCAGGCAGGAAAAGTCTGCTGTCCATCCCCCATTTTGAAGTTCAAGCGGGGGAAGTCCTTGGAATCATGGGTCCGAATGGTGCCGGAAAGAGTACTTTCATCAAAGCATTGTCGCTTCTGGAAAAGCCAGCTCAAGGAGCGATTTTGTTCAAAGGTCAGGATATCTCTCATGACTTGACTCTTGAGATGCGCAGGAAGTTCGCTGTCGCGATGCAGCAGCCGCTGCTTCTTGACACTACCGTTTTTCAAAACGTCGCAATCGGCTTGAAGCTAAGAAACCTTCCACGTACGGAAGTAAAACAGAAGGTTGCATACTGGCTCAATAAATTCCAGATCAGCCATCTCGCAAAAAAGCAGGCCGTCCATCTGTCCGGCGGCGAGGCTCAGCGTGTCAACCTTGCGAGGGCGATGGTGCTGGAACCCGAAGTCCTGTTTCTCGATGAACCCTTCTCTGCCCTTGACTTCCCCACGAAGGTGCAGCTATTGAAGGACATTAAGTCAATCATCGAGCAGACGAAAACGACTACGGTCTTTGTCAGCCACGATTTAATGGAACTGAAATACCTTGCCGGAACGCTGGCGATCCTGATGGATGGCGAGCTGAAACAGACCGGTCCCACAGAGGAAGTGTTGTCATCCCCTAACGCATCTGTTTCCACTTTTATAAATGACTGGAAAAGCATTCTCAATTAG
- a CDS encoding (S)-benzoin forming benzil reductase: MNYAIVTGASKGLGASAAQRFISEGIPVITVSRNENSTLKQAAESAGISYTHYSCDLSSAQQVQSVFAQICEEVFVDAENVYVINNAGVIEPIDVAGELDAALVQSNIQVNLTAPILISNLFLQIAKNTDTSVVIANVTSGAGERPIQGWSIYCSTKAAVNMFTMTAGLELENSGSSKVIAFSPGLMDTDMQVTIRSSSEETFADVDIFRTYKESGSLRSPDTVAGALVKLVLAENLENGKIYKVNDLL, translated from the coding sequence ATGAACTACGCGATCGTAACCGGTGCATCAAAGGGACTTGGAGCATCAGCAGCACAACGATTTATCTCTGAAGGAATTCCTGTCATTACCGTATCCAGGAATGAAAACAGCACTTTGAAACAGGCTGCAGAGAGCGCTGGAATCAGCTATACACACTATAGCTGCGACCTTTCTTCTGCACAGCAGGTTCAAAGCGTCTTCGCACAAATCTGCGAGGAGGTTTTTGTAGATGCTGAAAATGTATATGTAATCAATAATGCCGGAGTGATTGAACCGATTGATGTAGCCGGAGAACTGGATGCTGCTTTAGTTCAGAGTAATATCCAGGTCAATCTGACGGCACCAATCCTGATCAGTAATTTATTTTTACAAATAGCAAAAAATACTGATACCAGTGTAGTCATCGCCAATGTAACCTCCGGGGCTGGCGAGCGGCCAATCCAGGGCTGGAGTATTTATTGCAGCACAAAGGCGGCTGTCAATATGTTCACGATGACTGCAGGCCTCGAACTCGAGAACAGCGGAAGCAGCAAGGTCATCGCCTTCAGCCCGGGTCTGATGGATACTGATATGCAGGTGACAATCCGTTCTTCATCGGAGGAGACATTCGCTGATGTGGATATTTTCAGGACCTACAAAGAAAGCGGCAGTCTCCGCAGTCCTGATACTGTTGCAGGGGCGCTTGTAAAACTAGTATTGGCTGAAAACCTGGAAAACGGGAAGATTTATAAGGTGAATGATCTGTTATGA
- a CDS encoding sensor histidine kinase: MDRISFKIGTVFFVTILLVEGVLFYYLHSSIIHSRIDEELASLQTRGNNHRDILETSYSEETIHHITTMESRTDTHVIITDQTGVIVSSSVPTDDSMQDIITETPEGVPRVGLILEDDWQDKQYIASVSPLENSGAVYMFKNTERVQSLIAKLNKHFLLAGILLLTSMAVITLFLSRFITKPVIKMNEATSKIRQGDYSVTLPRGGNDELGELSESIQVLADDLSHMKRQRNEFLASISHELRTPLTYIKGYAEIAGKAGTATEDRSHYLQIIHEEATKLSGLVKGLFDLAKMDENTFTIQKERIELCAFMRRIHSRMAPSFTEKNMTLNFACHGEVYIEADPVRFEQILINLLDNARKYSEEGTTTTMKVFKKNGNIHIIVIDEGKGIPAEDQAWVFDRFYRVDKSRSKALGGSGLGLAIVKELVEAHGGKITLSSNLGKGTTFEIII; encoded by the coding sequence ATGGATCGGATCTCTTTTAAAATCGGGACTGTTTTTTTCGTAACAATACTGCTGGTCGAAGGTGTTCTATTTTACTACCTTCACTCTTCTATCATCCATTCAAGGATTGATGAGGAGCTGGCTTCCCTGCAAACACGCGGCAATAATCACCGTGATATTCTGGAAACTTCCTATTCTGAGGAAACCATCCACCATATCACGACAATGGAATCGAGGACGGACACCCATGTAATTATCACTGATCAAACAGGTGTAATCGTTTCTTCTTCCGTACCGACTGATGACTCGATGCAGGACATCATAACAGAAACTCCAGAAGGTGTTCCGAGGGTTGGATTGATTTTAGAAGATGACTGGCAGGACAAGCAATATATAGCGTCAGTCAGCCCTTTGGAGAACAGCGGGGCCGTCTATATGTTCAAGAACACCGAACGGGTTCAGAGTTTGATAGCCAAACTGAACAAACACTTCTTGCTTGCCGGAATTCTGCTGCTGACCTCAATGGCCGTAATCACCCTTTTCCTATCAAGATTCATTACTAAGCCAGTCATTAAGATGAATGAAGCGACTTCAAAAATACGTCAGGGTGACTATTCTGTCACTTTGCCCCGAGGTGGCAACGATGAATTGGGCGAGCTTTCAGAGTCAATCCAGGTATTGGCTGATGACCTTAGCCACATGAAAAGGCAGCGCAATGAGTTCCTCGCGAGCATTTCCCATGAATTACGGACACCGCTCACCTATATAAAAGGATATGCAGAAATCGCTGGGAAAGCAGGAACAGCAACTGAGGACAGAAGTCACTATCTGCAAATTATCCATGAAGAGGCAACGAAGCTATCTGGTCTCGTTAAAGGGTTATTTGACCTTGCAAAAATGGATGAGAACACTTTTACCATCCAAAAAGAACGTATAGAACTCTGTGCATTCATGCGGAGAATTCACTCGAGGATGGCACCATCTTTTACCGAAAAAAATATGACGCTTAATTTCGCCTGTCACGGGGAAGTCTATATCGAGGCTGACCCGGTCCGCTTTGAACAAATTCTCATAAATTTGCTGGATAATGCCAGAAAGTATTCAGAAGAAGGAACTACGACCACAATGAAGGTTTTCAAAAAGAATGGAAATATCCATATCATCGTCATCGATGAAGGAAAAGGCATCCCTGCTGAAGACCAGGCGTGGGTTTTTGACCGCTTTTACAGGGTAGACAAATCCCGGTCAAAAGCTTTAGGTGGTTCAGGCCTCGGACTTGCGATCGTAAAGGAGCTTGTGGAAGCCCATGGGGGAAAAATAACGCTCAGCAGCAATCTTGGCAAGGGCACAACTTTCGAAATTATTATTTGA
- a CDS encoding DUF7916 family protein, protein MKRLLDCTASDFEQMTGQDLKKTIIASEGRTILSEVIGAFSPHYPAVTNAELAAAFGADLILLNFFDVMNPAIESLPETEPSEVIIQLKKLVGRPVGLNLEPVDLEADKLEALQQLPEGRIATAASLRRAKELGFDFVCLTGNPKTGVTNAEITKAIKKARTAFGPDGLIIAGKMHGAGVAGETGSSMMTEETLHSFVDASADIILIPSPGTVPGFTVEKTAKLVDLVHQKGALAILTTGTSQEGADEQTIKQIALNSKMAGADLFHIGDAGAAGIALPENIMAYSIVVRGKRHTYVRMAASVRR, encoded by the coding sequence ATGAAGCGTTTGCTGGACTGCACAGCATCTGATTTTGAACAAATGACGGGGCAGGATTTGAAAAAGACGATTATTGCTTCGGAGGGAAGGACGATTTTATCCGAGGTGATTGGAGCATTTTCACCGCATTACCCTGCGGTGACTAATGCGGAACTGGCTGCGGCATTCGGAGCGGACCTGATTCTGCTTAACTTTTTCGACGTGATGAACCCTGCGATTGAAAGTCTGCCAGAAACAGAACCGTCTGAAGTGATCATTCAATTAAAAAAGCTGGTCGGCCGTCCAGTTGGCTTGAACCTTGAGCCAGTTGACCTCGAGGCGGACAAGCTTGAAGCGCTGCAACAGCTGCCTGAAGGAAGGATTGCTACGGCTGCTTCGCTAAGAAGAGCGAAGGAGCTTGGCTTCGATTTCGTCTGCTTGACGGGCAATCCTAAAACAGGCGTGACGAATGCTGAGATCACGAAAGCAATTAAAAAAGCCCGAACAGCATTCGGTCCAGACGGATTGATCATTGCTGGCAAAATGCATGGCGCAGGGGTGGCAGGTGAGACGGGAAGCTCGATGATGACGGAGGAAACCTTGCATAGTTTTGTCGATGCAAGTGCTGACATTATCCTGATTCCGTCCCCAGGTACAGTACCAGGTTTTACGGTCGAAAAGACAGCAAAGCTGGTTGACCTCGTCCACCAAAAAGGAGCTCTCGCAATCCTGACGACAGGTACAAGCCAGGAGGGAGCGGATGAACAAACCATCAAACAAATCGCCCTTAACAGCAAGATGGCTGGGGCCGACCTCTTTCATATCGGTGACGCCGGGGCAGCGGGCATTGCTTTACCAGAGAACATCATGGCCTATTCGATCGTCGTACGCGGCAAACGGCATACTTATGTCCGGATGGCAGCCTCTGTCCGCAGGTAA